The Polyangium mundeleinium genome contains the following window.
TCTCCAGGCTCGACATCAGCTCGTCGGCCTCTTCTTTCGGCAGAATCCGTCGCGCTTTGCCGTTGCTCCGAACCGAGACGATTCCCTCTCGCACCTCGATGACGACCTCCAAGGTCATGTTCGGCCTCCACGAGTGCTCGAGGATCACGTATCGCTCCGTGCTGTCCCCCGCATCGACACACCACGAGCAGCCCTCGGCCGTTGCCGGCGGTAATGGCAGGACGACCTCGGCGGAGCTCGTGTCGGCCCCCGCGGGGCATTGCTGCACGATGGGCACCCCAATGCGCGTCCCCGGGGCGAGGTCCTGCATGATCCGGCAGGCATCGTCCGCGCACGGCCACTCGTGGATGTCCGGCGCGAGCTTGTGAGGGAGCATCGGCGCGCGAGGCTCGGGGACGTCGAAGGCCACTCGGGCTCGGTACAGAAACGTGCCGGCGTCACGCCGCGCCCACGTCACCTCGACGCTCGGCTCGCCCCCGACGCATTCCACCACATGGAGCGGGACACGCGTCCCGTCCGGCTCGATCAGGACAGTGCGACGAAGCTGCTGACATACGGCAGCCTCGTGCTCCTGAGCCGTGCAGTACGGATAGCCCGGTGGTCCCGGCTCCGGCGGCGGCGCGGCGGCACACGCCACCAGCATCGAGCCCACGACGACGAGGAAGGCGAGGAGACCAGCACGAGCAGCGAATGCGGACGACCTCATCGCCCTTGGACCGATCGAAGCATGCCGCTTTGGCCTCCTCCCGCGCCCCGCCCTTACTTCTTCCCGACCTTCTTCTTCAGCGCCGCGAGCTCCGCGTCGATCTCCGCCTCGGCCTTCTTCCGATCCTTCTCGGCCTGCTTTGCCGCCGCCGCGCGCGCCTTCTCCTCGGCGAGCGCGCGCTTTTGCGCTTCCTTCGCCGCGGCCTCGCGCTCCTTCGCCGTCGGCTCCCGCGACGCTTCTTCGACCTTCTCCACGGCCTCTTCGAACAACGCCTTGCCCGCGCTGAACCCGAAGCCGTGCACGATCGCGTCCGTGAGCCGCTTGATCACCGCTTCTTCCCCTTCTTCCAGGCCTTCAGCGCGAGCTTGCGCTGGTGGTCCCGCGCCACCGTCCCGTCCGGCGCGCGGCCGTGCACGTAGTCTTTTTGCCACGCCGCCTGGTGCGCGCTCGAGCCCTCGACCGGCAGCTCCTTGATGAATTGCGAGCGGCTGTTCCGCCATTCGAGGTAACTCTTCGCGACCTCCGGATCGTCGTAGAGCCCGCGTAGCTCCGGCTCGAACGATTCGAGCTCGCCGCGGCGCATCGGCACGATCATCGCGATGGGCTCGCCCCGCTTCCACGTCACCGGATGCTGCGCCCGCGTGAGCTGCCAGTTCATCGTGAACGTCGCGGTGCTCCAGTCCGTCTCGACGAGCCCGTCGAGCGGAGAGGCGCCGTCCTTCGGCATGTTCGCAGGGCCCCGGACGAGCAGGTTGTACCCGGGCGGCGTGCGGAACAGGAACGGAATGGAGAACGTGAGGATCCCGTGCCCGAAATGGCTCATGGCCAGGTACGGCTCGGGCCCCTCGATGTTCTCGATGCACACGCTCTTCAGGGAGCTCGTCCCGTCCCATATGGCCCGCACCGTGTGCGGCGAGAGGACGAGCCAGCCGGCCTGGTTCGCGATGAGCAGCGGCAGACAGCGGTTCGCGAACGCGTCCCGCGTATCGTTCATCCACTCGCGCTGGATGGGCCCCGGGACGATCTCGGGCGGCTCTCCGGTGCTGGTGTGGTAGGCGAGGAAGGGGAGCTTTTCGGACTTCTCGGACATCGGCCGGGACGATCCTAGCAAAGCTCCCCGACCCGGTGGGGACGAAAATTCAGTTTGCTTGCCCAATGGGGCGACCTGACGCCCACCTTCATCGATGAGGCAGTGCAGGTCGCATACGCCGCGCAGCATGAGCGGTCATACAAGATCCCCGTCGGTCTCCCCGCCTCCCGCCGCTGGGCGTATCTCACGACGGACCAGCAAAGTGACCTTCGGCAAAATCTCCAATGGCTGGCGGCGTCGCGACAAGCCGCGGACGAGGCAGCGGGGGAGGCGCTCCACCGAACGGCGGTCGACGTGATGACCGTGTGGTTTGCCAATCCAGGGCGCGACAACTGGCTGAGGATCCGCAAGCATCCGCTCGCCCGCCTTTGCGAGGACTTCGCGGATGTCGCCACGTCAATCCTTGGGCGAGACAAGGCAAAGGCGTCGGGGGTGGTCCCGAAACCCGCGTTCGTGCCGACGCTGCGTGAACGGTCGCAAGGCGAGCAAGAGCAGGTCAAAGCGGGGTTGCAGGGGGTTCTGGCTGTTCTCAAACGCCCGGCGGCGAAAGGAGCGGCGGCATGAGCGCGGAACTCGTTATTGCGAGCATCGCCGTGTTCCTGTTCGGCACGGGCGCCGTGGTGTTCGGGATCAAGCTCCTCGCGGGGCGGAACCGGCGGCCGGTAGCGCGCGCGGTGTTCACGTGTCCGGCCTGCGAGGCGCACGCGTTCGGCTCGAGCGCGCTGTCAGACGGTACGCACACCCGCCATTGCACCGGAGTGCTTTGGGATGGGCGGACGCGCGTGCCGTGCACATTCCGGTGGCACGAG
Protein-coding sequences here:
- a CDS encoding DUF6065 family protein, whose protein sequence is MSEKSEKLPFLAYHTSTGEPPEIVPGPIQREWMNDTRDAFANRCLPLLIANQAGWLVLSPHTVRAIWDGTSSLKSVCIENIEGPEPYLAMSHFGHGILTFSIPFLFRTPPGYNLLVRGPANMPKDGASPLDGLVETDWSTATFTMNWQLTRAQHPVTWKRGEPIAMIVPMRRGELESFEPELRGLYDDPEVAKSYLEWRNSRSQFIKELPVEGSSAHQAAWQKDYVHGRAPDGTVARDHQRKLALKAWKKGKKR